GTGAAGAGGATCAGTGCGATGATGAGATTCCGCCCCGGCAGGGTGCGCGTGGAAAGCGCGAACGCCAGCGGCACGGTGAGCACGAGCGAAAGCGTGGTGCCGGTGATGGTGATAATAATGCTATTGAGCGTCGCGCGCGGAAAGGTCGGATGCGTCAGCATCTGTTCGTACGCGCCCAACGACCACTCCCAGGGCCATTGAAACATGGGCACCCCGCCGCGATTGAAAACTTCTAATGGTGTAACCGAAGACATGATCACGCGCCACAATGGGACGATGATGATCAGTAAGACGACCAGTAGAAATCCGTTGACGAGCAATTGAAAACCTCGGTCTTCACGACCACTAATGCGGAACATATTCACTCCTAAAGAATGAACGCGGGGGGATGAAGGATGAACAACAATCGCCTTGATTCTGCATCCTGCGTCCTTGCTAGAATAGACTCTGGTTTGCCATCCGCTTGGCGGCGCGATTTGCAGTGACAATCAAGATCAAACCGAACACGCCCTTGAACAGACCAACTGCGGTCGCCAGACTGAATTGAAAGTCCAGAATGCCGCTCCGATAGACCCAGGTGTCAATGATGTCGCCGACGCTGTACACCGGCACCGAGTACAACACAAAGAGCTGACCGAACCCGGCGTCGAGGATATTGCCGATCCGCAGGAGTGTAATGAGCACGATCACCGGAACGATGCCTGGGATCGAGATATGCCAAATGCGTCGCCAGCGCGAAGCGCCATCCACTTCCGCCGCCTCGTACAAGTCGGGGTTGATGCCGAGCAGCGCGGCAAGATAGAGGATCGTGCTCCAGCCGGTTTCTTTCCAGATATCGGAACCAATGACGATCTGGCGGAACCAATCCGGCGATGTGAGAAACGAAATCGGTTGACCGCCCGCGGCTTTGATGGCTTCATTGATCATGCCGTTGCCGGGGGAAAACAATGAGAGCATCAGCCCAAACATAATCACCCACGATATGAAATGCGGCAGATACGTGATGGTTTGCACCAGCGAGCGGAAGAACATGAATCGCGATTCGTGAATCGCGATGGCAAGCACGATCGCGATGGGCAAGCCGAGAATGAGTTTGGCAGTGCTGAAGAAAACAGTGTTGACGAGCAACTGACTAAAATAGAACGAATTAAAAAAAGTCTCGAAATGCTGAAACCCGATCCACGGACTCGCTTCGACGCCGAGGAGGGGACGAAAATCTTTGAACGCGATTTGCGCGTTGTAGATGGGGATGTACCGGAAGATCACATAGTAGGCGAGCGGGGGAATGAGCAGCAGATACAACCAGCGATGCTTCCACATCGCGCGCGCGAGGCGTTTGAAGCGGATGGATAACGCGTCGGTTGGCACCATCGCGAGTTCGCGCGAAGCCGGTTTCAAAGCATATTCACTCATACACACCTCGTCGTGCTTTGACAAGCAGTTTAGCCGATGTTAGAATCGTAGCAGGTTGATTATAAACGATATGAACTGGCGCGCACGCCAACAATGCGCCAAGAATGCGCCATAGTGTGTACTCAAGTATGGAACTCGACAATTTTCGCAAACAAGTTAGAGATGCGCTAGAGCATCTGTACGATACCGCCTATCTCGAAACGCACCCGCTGTTGTTACAGTTTCCCAATCAACCCGCCGATAGCCGTTTGACGCGCGCACAAAAACTGCGCGGGCTGTTGAAAGAGGCGATTGAAGCGTTGCGTCCGCCAGAAGGATCGCCCGCCGGTTCGCCGGAATGGCGCAGTTATCTCGCGTTGCGTTATCGCTACGTGCAGGGTTTGAGTCACGGCGAAGTGGAGAGCGAACTCGGCATCAGTCTGCGGCAATTGCAACGCGAGCTTCACAAGGGTCTGGACGCGGTTGCAACGGCGCTGTGGGAGAAACGGGTCGCCTTGCCGGCGTCGGCGCCGGATGAAACGCAAGCCCTGGAGCGGGAGCTGAACGAGTGGCACATCTCGCGTCAAAATTGCGCGGTGCAAACCTTGGTGGACGATACGCTGTGGATGTGCCAGCCGTTATTCGCCGAACGCGGCATCCGCGCGCAGAACGATTTGCCCGCGCGCCTCGCGCCGGTGTACGTGGATGCGACGTTGACGCGCCAAGCGTTGTTCCACGTCCTGCGTGTGTTGGCGCGCGCGCCGGGCACGCTGACCCTGGATGCGCGTGAGGAGAGCAAAGAAACACATCTCGTTTTGCAAAGCGAGACGCCACGGATGTTTGAACGAGAAGCAAACTGGCGACTCGCGCAGGTAATTTGCCAACAACTCGGCATTCAACTGGCGGCGCGCCAGCTTGCCGAGGGGCGCACCGAAATTGCGTTGACGTTGCCGCGCGCGAGCCAGCCGCGCGTGTTGATGATTGACGACAATGCGGCGTTGCATACCTTGTTCGAGCGCTACCTCACGCCGCAGCACTATGAACTTTTGCACGCGTACAACGGTCAAACCGCGTTGCAATTGGCGGCGACGCGTCCCGATGTGATCACGCTCGACGTGATGATGCCGAACGTGGATGGCTGGCAAGTGTTGCGCGCGCTGACGAGCGACCCCGCAACCGCGCGCATCCCCGTCGTGATTTGCTCCGTGCTCAAAGAACCGCAACTCGCGTTCGCGCTCGGCGCGCGCGCGTACCTCAAAAAACCGGTAGACCGCAACGAGTTGGCGACTACGCTGGCGCGTCTGTTGTCGTCGGCAGACCGCGCAGCGGCAGAGTCGCCAACAATGCCTGCAGATAACTCAGCGTCTCGGTCGTAGATGCATCGGACTGGCGCGACAACTCGACGCGCAAGCCACCCTCCGGGTGTGTCGCCTCGGGTTGTTGCGCGCTCACGACAATCACCGGCACGTTTGCCAACCCTGGGTCGTTTTTCATCTCGCGGAGCAATGCCATCCCGTTCATCTCCGGCATTTGCAGATCGAGCAAGACCAAATCCACGGACTCGTTCCGCAAGCGCGTTAATGCGTCCTCGCCCCCGAACGATTTGATCGGACGATAGTTTTCCTCCGCCGATTGCAACATGCGCGCCAGCAGTTCCACGATTTGCGGGTCGTCGTCCACAATCAGCACGTTTCTCGCCGTGCGTTCCATGTTCGCGATTGCCTCGAGCAATTGCTCGCGCAACACCGGCTTGATGAGATAGTCCTGCACGCCGAGCGCCTGCGCGGCGCGTACGTTTCCGGACAAGGCGACGCGCAGAATCGGCAAATCGTCCGGCACGGTAAACGTGCGCGTCTCTTGCGCGTTCGCGATCAACGCGATCGGTTGATGTTCCGCGACCAATGCGCGCGCGTCGTCGTGATCGCCGAGCGCGAGCACGTCATAGTTGCTCAACTGCCGGCGCAACGTTCGCAACAATACCGGGTCGGGTTCGTAAACGAGCACTGCCTTGCGATAAGTCGCGCGCGTCGCGCGCGTCGTGGTCGTGACACGCCCCACGCTTCCCGACGGCATGATCGGCAGCGTAAAGTAAAACGTCGTGCCAATGCCGGGTTGACTCTCCAACCACATCTGCCCGCCGTGCGATTCCACGAGCCGTTTGCTCAACGGCACACCCAATCCACTGCCTTCGTGTTGGCGCGTCGTCGAACCATCCACCTGTCCAAATTCCTCGAACACTTTGGGAATGTCCTGTGATGCAATGCCCATGCCGGTGTCGCGCACCGCGATGCGAATATCGTCGCCGATGCGTTGGGCGCGAATCGTGACACCGCCATGATACGTAAAGCGACTGGCATTCGTCAACAGATTGATCAACACCTGCCGCACGCGCGTCACATCCATCCGCACGCGCGGCAAACCTGGGTCGCATTCGACGTTCAAGTCCAAATTCTTCGCGTGGTACAAATCGTGCATCAACGCAACCGCGCCGTCAATCACTTCTTCTAGCGCGGCGTCTTGCAAGATCAAGCCCAGGCGCTGCGCTTCGAGCGCGGAGAGATCGAGAATGTCGTCAATCAGCGAGGCGAGGTGGCGACTGCTCTGGTAAATCTGCTCGATGTCGCCGCGCAACGCGGGCGACCACGCGACGCCGCCGTACGTTTCCGGCGCGTTTGCCATCGTCTCGCTGAAACCGATGATCAGGTTGAGCGGCGTGCGTAACTCGTGGCTGATGTTCGCGGCAAATTCGGCTTTCAACTGGCGCGCAGTTTCTGCGCCGCTCCGCGCTTCGATGAGCGCGTAATTCATTTTTTCGATTCGCAGGTACGCGTCTTCCAACATCCTCAACGTGCGCGCGAGCGATGCACGTTCATCGCGCAATTGTTCGAGCAGTTCGCTGGCGCGGGCATAACTCTTACGCATCCAATCGAGCGCGAGGTGAATTTGATGCGAACCGATCCAGGCGGCGGACGCGGTCATCAAGGTCAGCGCAATCGGTGCGACAACTTGTTTGTTATCGAACCAGTCCGCGCCTTGTGCGTGCGCGATGCCAAGCACCGTCGCGCTCGCGACCGCGGCGACGATGAACACGTTGATGCCGGACACGAGCAAGCTCGACACGACGACGACGATCGGAAAATAGTATTGTGCGTCGCTTGCCGGATAAATCCATTTTTGTACGGCGAGCGCGGCAAGTAGTGTTGCGACGAGCCAGGGCAACGCGAGCGAGTAATGGTCCTGGCGCAACCAGATACTGCCGAGCGAACATGCCAGCAAGAGAAACGCAACGGCAAGTTGTTCCGGATGGTCGTAGGCACTCACGAGGAAAAACCATGCCAGCACAAAAATCACTACGGCGATTTCAAAAATCATGCCGCGCCGCATTTCGTTCAAATCGCCGGATTCGAAGGGCTGGGTTAACTGCGCGAAAAGATTGCGGACTTGCATTCGCATCACCTCTCTTGACGATACTGTACTTGAATTTGGCGGATTAGGCAAAACACCAACCCCCACCGACCCCCACCCTAACCCGCCCCCGCTATCGCAGGGGAGGGAACAATTCTCCCTCCCCCATTCGCCTGACGCGAAGCGTGGCGAACGGGGGAGGGTCGGTGGGGATTTATTTTGTTGAACTCAAAGTACGCGTTTCGTTGAGATATTTTTCTATCTGTTGATAGATGTATTTTGAAACGCAATCGGTTACACTCGCGCTAGACCTGCGAAGAGTGAATGAGCGTGAGATGATGTCCTCGACCAAACAACCTGCTATCGTACTAGTTGCTGCCAAACCGGGAATCATGCGTAACTCGCTGCAATCGTATCTCCGCACGATTCCACACATTCACGACATCGTGCTCGCCGATGACGCGCTCGCGGCTTTTCATGTGATTTGCTCCCATAAGCTGACGCTGGTGATCGTGGATGCGGATTTATCCGAAAGCGAAATGCTGGGACTGGTGTATCAAGCGCGCACCGAGAAACCGCATAT
The nucleotide sequence above comes from Chloroflexota bacterium. Encoded proteins:
- a CDS encoding sugar ABC transporter permease, producing the protein MVPTDALSIRFKRLARAMWKHRWLYLLLIPPLAYYVIFRYIPIYNAQIAFKDFRPLLGVEASPWIGFQHFETFFNSFYFSQLLVNTVFFSTAKLILGLPIAIVLAIAIHESRFMFFRSLVQTITYLPHFISWVIMFGLMLSLFSPGNGMINEAIKAAGGQPISFLTSPDWFRQIVIGSDIWKETGWSTILYLAALLGINPDLYEAAEVDGASRWRRIWHISIPGIVPVIVLITLLRIGNILDAGFGQLFVLYSVPVYSVGDIIDTWVYRSGILDFQFSLATAVGLFKGVFGLILIVTANRAAKRMANQSLF
- a CDS encoding response regulator, with the protein product MELDNFRKQVRDALEHLYDTAYLETHPLLLQFPNQPADSRLTRAQKLRGLLKEAIEALRPPEGSPAGSPEWRSYLALRYRYVQGLSHGEVESELGISLRQLQRELHKGLDAVATALWEKRVALPASAPDETQALERELNEWHISRQNCAVQTLVDDTLWMCQPLFAERGIRAQNDLPARLAPVYVDATLTRQALFHVLRVLARAPGTLTLDAREESKETHLVLQSETPRMFEREANWRLAQVICQQLGIQLAARQLAEGRTEIALTLPRASQPRVLMIDDNAALHTLFERYLTPQHYELLHAYNGQTALQLAATRPDVITLDVMMPNVDGWQVLRALTSDPATARIPVVICSVLKEPQLAFALGARAYLKKPVDRNELATTLARLLSSADRAAAESPTMPADNSASRS
- a CDS encoding response regulator, with the translated sequence MRMQVRNLFAQLTQPFESGDLNEMRRGMIFEIAVVIFVLAWFFLVSAYDHPEQLAVAFLLLACSLGSIWLRQDHYSLALPWLVATLLAALAVQKWIYPASDAQYYFPIVVVVSSLLVSGINVFIVAAVASATVLGIAHAQGADWFDNKQVVAPIALTLMTASAAWIGSHQIHLALDWMRKSYARASELLEQLRDERASLARTLRMLEDAYLRIEKMNYALIEARSGAETARQLKAEFAANISHELRTPLNLIIGFSETMANAPETYGGVAWSPALRGDIEQIYQSSRHLASLIDDILDLSALEAQRLGLILQDAALEEVIDGAVALMHDLYHAKNLDLNVECDPGLPRVRMDVTRVRQVLINLLTNASRFTYHGGVTIRAQRIGDDIRIAVRDTGMGIASQDIPKVFEEFGQVDGSTTRQHEGSGLGVPLSKRLVESHGGQMWLESQPGIGTTFYFTLPIMPSGSVGRVTTTTRATRATYRKAVLVYEPDPVLLRTLRRQLSNYDVLALGDHDDARALVAEHQPIALIANAQETRTFTVPDDLPILRVALSGNVRAAQALGVQDYLIKPVLREQLLEAIANMERTARNVLIVDDDPQIVELLARMLQSAEENYRPIKSFGGEDALTRLRNESVDLVLLDLQMPEMNGMALLREMKNDPGLANVPVIVVSAQQPEATHPEGGLRVELSRQSDASTTETLSYLQALLATLPLRGLPTTTDAPA
- a CDS encoding response regulator transcription factor, which translates into the protein MSSTKQPAIVLVAAKPGIMRNSLQSYLRTIPHIHDIVLADDALAAFHVICSHKLTLVIVDADLSESEMLGLVYQARTEKPHIQIVALVENMRQRQLCLSAGANHALLKGFLDEQLRQAILSDLESF